One Prodigiosinella aquatilis DNA window includes the following coding sequences:
- a CDS encoding class I SAM-dependent methyltransferase — MNTNWTEKQTSELFDAYDDWVEDHFGYQPMIADLTNSCGKEINVLDYGCGGGKVSRRLETAGIDHVTGVDIAPTMIDKAKAAGGDKLQYVHIPGPMLPFSDGSFDAAISCFLFINIPERLELSRVTSEVARLLKPGGIYYVLDTNPRTTGIQYPTYRNGEYGVTYHDGEDRPVYLNIPGQQSLKLVDKNWDVQTYHQTFAQAGLTLIEEKELKYVNNFDNPDRQNFNELQDTKPFIMFKTVKASG, encoded by the coding sequence CGCATATGATGATTGGGTTGAAGATCACTTTGGCTATCAACCGATGATCGCTGACTTAACCAACTCATGTGGTAAAGAAATAAATGTACTTGATTATGGATGTGGTGGTGGAAAAGTATCGAGACGATTAGAAACCGCGGGTATCGATCATGTTACCGGAGTGGATATTGCACCCACCATGATAGATAAGGCAAAAGCGGCAGGTGGCGATAAATTGCAGTATGTACATATTCCCGGCCCAATGCTGCCCTTTTCTGATGGTAGTTTTGACGCGGCCATTAGTTGTTTTCTGTTTATCAACATACCAGAACGACTTGAACTATCGCGCGTAACCTCAGAAGTCGCACGTCTACTTAAGCCCGGGGGTATATACTATGTCTTAGATACTAATCCGCGGACTACAGGGATACAATATCCCACTTACCGTAATGGTGAATATGGTGTGACCTATCATGACGGAGAAGATCGCCCCGTTTATCTCAATATTCCAGGGCAACAATCACTAAAACTTGTTGATAAAAACTGGGATGTACAAACATACCATCAAACTTTCGCCCAGGCTGGACTGACACTTATTGAAGAAAAGGAATTAAAATACGTTAATAATTTTGACAATCCTGATCGCCAAAATTTCAATGAACTTCAAGATACCAAACCTTTCATTATGTTTAAGACGGTTAAGGCATCGGGTTGA